Below is a genomic region from bacterium.
TCCTCAATGTAGCGCAGGGCAGCAGTTTCTATGAAATTGGACAGCGTCCGGTTGTCGCGCTGGGACAGGGTGCGGAAAATATTATAGGTCTTGTCGTCCAGCCGCAGGGTAATGGTGGTAGACATGGCGCTTCTCCATAAATATGAATACAATAGAGCATTATTGAATATAATGTATTCTACCACTTTAGAACGTAAAAGT
It encodes:
- a CDS encoding DUF6290 family protein; protein product: MSTTITLRLDDKTYNIFRTLSQRDNRTLSNFIETAALRYIEDSSLIDEAEMAAIRADKPLEASLKRGRSDAKAQKGRFA